ctAAACTTAGGAACTTTGGTAAAATACCAAAAACGAGTGTTGATTAtctaaattttattttcgaaGTATTACTTTAagttttttactttacaTTTTTCTCAAAGCTCATAGAGGAGAACAAATAAGAATCGCTGTTAAAGATTCTGACGCTAACCACCAAGTTCACAACACTTGTGATATTGCTAATATCCCTTTCTCTATTAAATGGTTCTgtataaaaacaaaaaaaaacaaatcattAATTATGCAAATTCGAATTGGGGTCAAAATGAAGGTGTAGAATTTCAAGAAACTATGCTACAATGCATCCTCGAAGCTGTCATTGTAAGTAAAGATGCTAAGCAAGTACTTAGTCTGTTACATGAgttaaagctttttgagAATTTCCTTTGGCAGAGGGTTAATACTGAGATGTCATTGAACCATATAAACTTAACTTGTATGCTTCTATTATACAAATCCAAATATGAATATATTACATGGGACCTCATTGATGAAAATCGgtttcaattattttttgaaaaagtaattgaaGTCTCTTTATCCTTAAATTTATCAGAAGTGGTTTACATGATTCAATTCATTACTCTCTGTTTTCAGTTTTCGAATATAGAGAAATTAAGGAAACTTGTTTACCAGTTAACGAacatttctattttaaattcgCTTGATAATCTtgataaagtaaaatatttactaCATGACTCAAGCTCTCTGACGAAAGCCTTTGATTCTTATAAGGAAAAACGACCGTCTATCGTTGAAAAGTTCCCTTTACATAATTTACTTTCCCGCTGGATTCATTCTCTGCTTATTAAATCGATTAGCTACGCTCAAACTGAAAAACAAGAAGCGAAAGTAACCCCCCTTTTAGCAATTATCAATATGTCTTTGGTTTTACTATCCGCATTTCCCACACGTCGCTTTGCTCATCCCGTAATAGAAGACAGTTGTTTTTATACCGCATTAAGAATGTCTTTGTATTACGACAGTAAtgagctttttaaaaaaatgacaGACGACTTAAACTATGTTTTGAAATTCCCTTTTGATAATACCAGAGGTAACGAATATGagaaagaacaaaaaatcaGAAATGATGAGCTTGTGTACTACCACTTACAGTTAACTTTATTTTCGGATTTTCAGAAGGAATTAGGGGATCTGGTATTTTGCACACAAACCTCTTTACAACAGCGACAAAAATTGGAGGAAATTACgtcttttctttccttcaaTTCACTTAAGTCCTTGTGTAGTAAATGTTATTTGAGGACTTCATTTCCCGAAAAATATGCTATAAAAGTGGAtttcgaatttttaaaaaatgtttttattaacacGTATGATAGGACTAGATTGGTAAATGATTATGATGaaatcataaattttactttgaAAGATGTACTTGGTGAGCGATCCGTGATGGACCAAGAAAACTCTTTGACCAATTACTTCCTACTACAAAACACTGCTATACAATATCTTTctatatctttttttatgagaCAACAGAGTAAAGCTTACAAAAAGTTATTGTTAAGGTCACTATATGCtgaacttttaaatttcagTGAACAATACAGGAGACtatcaattaaaaatgcGACCAAGAATTTGACcaaagataattttttctctttaaaTAACTTTAAAGTTACCTCCGTTGCTCCACCTCAAATCGGTCAAGTTTTACCTCAATTTGTAAAGTGTCAAATGGGTTTAAGTCGACCTGGACCTTTTCATTCAGCGTTACGtgatttaaagaattccATCAAGAGCCCTTTTCTTTGCTTAATATACATTTCTAAAGATATGGAGTACAAGTTATTACATGGTAATGCGCTTGACCCCTTAGAAGGGGTGACTGATTTTACAATCGCGACGATATGCAATGATGATGTTGGAATGTTTCAAAGCGATATGCAGTCAGATTCTGACAACAAGTCCATCAATGTATACCTAAGCCcattttattatcattCCCTTGCGGGGTTGGGGGAATATCGCCCTAAGCAATTGAAGTTCAACTTTGCTTTGGTACTGTCTCCTGAGGCAAATAAGTATTGGTTGGACTTAAATATTCTTGTATCTTTACTTAATCGCGCTAAAGAATTTCCTAAATGGTTCgaagatttatttttgggtTTTGGAACGCCTGATATATGTGCTTTTCCTAATGCTGGGCTTAATTCTATTTATGCTAGAAACTTGTTCAATACAGTCGAACAGTTGCAATCAGTACTTCCTAATTGTCATGTACCTTCTAATTTATCAACTGAATCTTTActaatcaaattttatactAATCAGAACAAAATATCAGCTGATGTTACCGCATCTGATAGGCATTTTTTACTACCATCAAATCGATTATATACTTACAATGACAAACAGCTAGAATCGATTTTACGTGGATCTCAACCAGGATTAACTATGGTTAATGGTCCAACTCGTTGTGGAAAACATGTTTTGGTATGCAAACTTCTAGAGGTTTTACAAGACACATCTCCCAATGATAGAACCGTTGTACTTTCTGACTCCAATTTCTCTATGAATACTTTGTTTACCTTACTGGAAAAAGCTAGATGTTTTCACCAAGGGCACCTATTATATCTATCTGATGAAGGAAAAGACGAAACGTTGGAACGTTATGGTACTTTATCGTCTTGGATATCTAAGCTTCCTGGTCTTCTACGAGAAATCGGTCGCCTAGCTGCTTCAATCCAGGCTCCAGGTTCTCATGACGCCAGCCCAGATACGGCTTTGTATTTTAGGGATGCTTATATTAAGCGACTTTGGGAAAAGTACTTGAACACGGTAGATGATAAGGATTCTGTGGATGCCTATAACAGGTTCCCTTTCCATTCGTATTTCGGTGACAAATCTAAGCGTCCGATAGAAACGTATAAtaaagataattttttcgatTATGCGACAAAGTTATACGGGGAGTTAGAATATATGTTCCAACAGCTGGAAGAGATCCGGCCTTTTGGATTACTGAGATATTATGAAGATCAAGAATTGTATGCATTATGCCAACAATCTAGGATTATCGGATGCACTTGGACGAGCTTAAGTACACGCTTAGGGactttgaaagaaaagggATTTTGCTTTAACAATTTAATTGTTATGAACTCACAAAATATAAGTGAAAGCTCTATCACTAGCATACTACTTTCAAACTGTGAACCAACTGGTTTTGATCGCCTTGTTCTTCTGGGTAATCAATATCTTACCTCTGGGAATCAGGATATAAATAATACGTCAAATGGTTCACTTTTCAAACGTTTGCGGTATTTGAAATCCAGAATTATTGACCTTAATACGCAATACAATGTTAGAGAATCTATCAGTTCTCTATGTTCATCAATTTATCCTTTGGACATCAAAACTGTGGATTCTAGTCCCAATAAAAGACTTGATTATGGTAATTCGGGGTTTGCACATGAGGTCCAATTTATTAATGTGGGAGCTTTTAAAGGTTCTCAAGAAACAGAACCCGTTAGCGGTTATAAGCAAAATCTTGGAGAAGCCGAGTACGCAGTTGCCTTATTCCAGTACATGCGAATGTTAGGTTATCCCACCAACGAAATTGTAATCTGTACGCTTTATGAGAGTCAAGTCAGccttttaaatgaaattatatCGGTACGCTGTTCTCATAACTCGTTTTTTGGTCAGCCTGCTTTTGTAGGTACCGTGGAAAAATTACCAAGCGATAAACGGGTAAACTTTGTTATATTTACGACAGTTGAATCTAAAGAGGCCTCTGATCATTGGAATccaaaaacattttataAAGCCTTTTCAGCATGCTCATATGGTCTGTACGTATTGTGCAACCGTGACCTTTTTCGCTCTACACGTGGTCTTGAAAAACTGTggaatgaaattgaaaagacTCCTGACAAGCTGCTTTTAACCACGGGAGAAATATATCCAAGTTCTCACAAAATCGGATCTTCCGTTGaaacatttgaaattgaaaatttacttcATCTCTCAAACTATGTTGTTGAAATGACtaaaaaaaggttaaatacgaattaaaataaaaacctACTTCATATAGACTATTTGCTTGTTGTATTGAATTAATGATTATTTGTAAGATTAAAgtcattttatttcattgcttttttgcataattaacttatttaaaaaactaaatagTGAGCTTtacaaacaataaaaagttGATCCCCTCAGAAAAAGTCTTAGGTGTCATACCGATAATAGCTCACTACTTTATTCAACTATACAACAAGTTGGGTAATACATTATTTGCACGAAGTTAACGTCCAATGATTGATTGGTCGAATGAGTAATAAATATaacaatttattaaaagaagttgCAGCTAAATATGCTAGTATCATTCTAAATGATGCGAAAATTAAGTCTTTAACTTCAATAAATAGTGCCGAATATCTATATGATTCATTTGTTgaaattagtaaattacCACTGGAAAAGAAGCTTCCGTTAAAATGGAAACTGATTACAGTAAAGGAAAATATTTGCACGAAGACAAATTTAACCACGGCAGCCTCTAATATGTTGAAGGGTAGACAATAAGAATATATTTCAGTTACTAATTGCGGTTTAACTAGACTACAATTCTCCGTTTGATGCGTCAATTGTCGAAAGCTTGAAGAAAGCCGGCGGTATTATTCTTGGTAAAACAAATATGGATGAGTTTGCAATGGGAGTCAAGAGCGAAAACAATCTTTTTGGTCGCACTGTTAATCCTGTTGTTAAGGATAGTAATTACGATGTTGGGGGCAGCTCGGGAGGAGCTGCTGCTGCAATCGCGGCGGATATATGTTATGCATCAGTTGGTTCAGACACAGGAGGATCAATCCGTCTACCTGCTGCTTACGTAGGTTGTGTAGGTTTTAAACCATCTTTCGGCAGGATTTCGAGATATGGAATGCTTGCCTTTGCCAATAGTTTTGACACAGTGGGTATCGCTGCAAATAATGTTAAGGGCGTTACCAAAGTATTTAATGTTTTAGACCATCCCGACATAAATGACTCAACCTGTTTAACTAAAGAAGCTcgttattttgttaaagaGCAgcacaaaaaattatcgcGGAAGCCAATTAAAATAGGAATTCCAATTGACTGGAATGTTTCTGAGACTCATCCAAACGTTTTAGATAAGTGGAATGAATTCATATCTCTTCTGAAATCAAATGGTTATCTTGTCCAAGAAATACAGCTTCCAATTTCATTATACGCTAACAGTGTATATTCCACAATGGCTTATGCAGAAGCGACTTCAAATTTGGCTAAATATAATACTATCGCATTTGGCAATTGTTTAGATGAAAAGTTCGAAGAGGAAATAATTTCATCTACTGCAcgctctttttttttaggaGACGAAGTGAAAAAGAGGCTACTGCTAGGCGCTTATTCACTAGCAAGAATGTATGATATAACTGATTTACTAAGTAGTTActaatatttacaaatagGAATTCCTCTGATTTGTTTTCTAAGGCTCGATACGTTCGCCGAGCCATACAGCTGGAATTcaacaaaaacttttttctaCCTTCCTTTTCTGTCGATGATCCCAGGGGTGACATCGATTTCATAGTTACcccttctttttttaattccaGTCAACCCATTGAAACCCCGTCCTCTTATAGTCATCTTTCAGATACTATGTTAGTTCCAGCGAATATGGCTGGAATACCATCCGTTAGCATACCTTTCGGTACTTTGAACAATGGGCTTCCAATGGGAATTCAAATTATGGCCCAATATCTTAATGACGAAGATTTGTTGTCTTTTGCAGGCCAGTTTGCATAGATTTCGGCTGCTTATCTAAACTCTCGAAACATGGCTATGATAATCTTTATGAGCATAATAATTCTTTACTGTTTGGAATCAATTTCATACATTGAAACTTGTTTGCAAAGAGTTTTGGAGAACTTGTCATCAATAATTCGACAGTTTCCCTACAACTGCGGTAAATCCAATAAATAGATGTGGATTCTGAATCATTTACACTTCTCAGCAacataaattatttttacatttcaagTCGCTAGTTTATtcaaccaaaaaaaatgcatatCTGAAGGATGGAATTTAACGGGTAAGCttttaaatacaaaacCAGGAGCAATCGGTTTGTCAGATAATGAACATAGTGCACTGTCAAGATATATATGATAAACAGCAACAATTGTATAATTTACCagataaattaaatttgatttaatcGAAATAAATGTCTCAGTGCAACtgtaaatgaattttttgacatTATAATAAGATAACGCACTTTGTGAAATTGCGTATTTATGCCTTAAATCCTAAACGAATGCTAACCAGATCTACACATTTAGCATTAGTACGCTTTAAACCAGTTGTTTTTAAAGGTTAggataatttaaaacagCTACCTTTCAAGACtccaatttttgttttcaaagcATGACTACCAAGCAATGGGGTATTACACCGCCAATTAGTACTGCACCTGCTACTGAACAGGAAAATGCTTTGAATACGGCTTTAATTAATGAGTTGAAGAACCAAAACTTGTTTGAATCTCCTGCCGAATCTGAAAAAAGAGTAAAGGTTCTTGATGAGTTGCAACAAATAACGACAgaatttgtaaagaaaGTATCACTTGCCAAACATATGAACGAAAAGATGGCT
This region of Schizosaccharomyces pombe strain 972h- genome assembly, chromosome: II genomic DNA includes:
- the cwf11 gene encoding protein Cwf11, translating into MVLYKNKKKQIINYANSNWGQNEGVEFQETMLQCILEAVIVSKDAKQVLSLLHELKLFENFLWQRVNTEMSLNHINLTCMLLLYKSKYEYITWDLIDENRFQLFFEKVIEVSLSLNLSEVVYMIQFITLCFQFSNIEKLRKLVYQLTNISILNSLDNLDKVKYLLHDSSSLTKAFDSYKEKRPSIVEKFPLHNLLSRWIHSLLIKSISYAQTEKQEAKVTPLLAIINMSLVLLSAFPTRRFAHPVIEDSCFYTALRMSLYYDSNELFKKMTDDLNYVLKFPFDNTRGNEYEKEQKIRNDELVYYHLQLTLFSDFQKELGDLVFCTQTSLQQRQKLEEITSFLSFNSLKSLCSKCYLRTSFPEKYAIKVDFEFLKNVFINTYDRTRLVNDYDEIINFTLKDVLGERSVMDQENSLTNYFLLQNTAIQYLSISFFMRQQSKAYKKLLLRSLYAELLNFSEQYRRLSIKNATKNLTKDNFFSLNNFKVTSVAPPQIGQVLPQFVKCQMGLSRPGPFHSALRDLKNSIKSPFLCLIYISKDMEYKLLHGNALDPLEGVTDFTIATICNDDVGMFQSDMQSDSDNKSINVYLSPFYYHSLAGLGEYRPKQLKFNFALVLSPEANKYWLDLNILVSLLNRAKEFPKWFEDLFLGFGTPDICAFPNAGLNSIYARNLFNTVEQLQSVLPNCHVPSNLSTESLLIKFYTNQNKISADVTASDRHFLLPSNRLYTYNDKQLESILRGSQPGLTMVNGPTRCGKHVLVCKLLEVLQDTSPNDRTVVLSDSNFSMNTLFTLLEKARCFHQGHLLYLSDEGKDETLERYGTLSSWISKLPGLLREIGRLAASIQAPGSHDASPDTALYFRDAYIKRLWEKYLNTVDDKDSVDAYNRFPFHSYFGDKSKRPIETYNKDNFFDYATKLYGELEYMFQQLEEIRPFGLLRYYEDQELYALCQQSRIIGCTWTSLSTRLGTLKEKGFCFNNLIVMNSQNISESSITSILLSNCEPTGFDRLVLLGNQYLTSGNQDINNTSNGSLFKRLRYLKSRIIDLNTQYNVRESISSLCSSIYPLDIKTVDSSPNKRLDYGNSGFAHEVQFINVGAFKGSQETEPVSGYKQNLGEAEYAVALFQYMRMLGYPTNEIVICTLYESQVSLLNEIISVRCSHNSFFGQPAFVGTVEKLPSDKRVNFVIFTTVESKEASDHWNPKTFYKAFSACSYGLYVLCNRDLFRSTRGLEKLWNEIEKTPDKLLLTTGEIYPSSHKIGSSVETFEIENLLHLSNYVVEMTKKRLNTN
- the gta1 gene encoding glutamyl-tRNA amidotransferase alpha subunit, translated to MSNKYNNLLKEVAAKYASIILNDAKIKSLTSINSAEYLYDSFVEISKLPLEKKLPLKWKLITVKENICTKTNLTTAASNMLKDYNSPFDASIVESLKKAGGIILGKTNMDEFAMGVKSENNLFGRTVNPVVKDSNYDVGGSSGGAAAAIAADICYASVGSDTGGSIRLPAAYVGCVGFKPSFGRISRYGMLAFANSFDTVGIAANNVKGVTKVFNVLDHPDINDSTCLTKEARYFVKEQHKKLSRKPIKIGIPIDWNVSETHPNVLDKWNEFISLLKSNGYLVQEIQLPISLYANSVYSTMAYAEATSNLAKYNTIAFGNCLDEKFEEEIISSTARSFFLGDEVKKRLLLGAYSLARMNSSDLFSKARYVRRAIQLEFNKNFFLPSFSVDDPRGDIDFIVTPSFFNSSQPIETPSSYSHLSDTMLVPANMAGIPSVSIPFGTLNNGLPMGIQIMAQYLNDEDLLSFAGQFA